Genomic DNA from Oryza sativa Japonica Group chromosome 5, ASM3414082v1:
AGCTAGCAGTGAAGACGACAATTAATTAACCAAGCCATTGATATCaatagagaagaagaagagagcgaGGGGAAAttaaaaaaggaagaagaatttATCCCCCCAGGTGTGTGGCGTCCACAGTACCAAACACACAACACAGATAGCGGCAGCTCAGGCTAAGATTTtgccttcattttttttaatgcaaAACTCAATTCATCCCTTAAAGGGATATCCCcttattttttttgcatatcacttaaaagtcataaaaaaatttgaaaaaaaattagttggatagatcaatatatgatatatcacttcacaaacatacaaattcaaattcaacttatacaagtagaaaaaaataacaaatttaactatgAATAGAACGTGCAATTCatcatcaatttttttatttttgtttcgaattgtataagtcaaattttaacttgcatatttgAAAAAGATATACTATCATGTATTGATCTATTGAtctattgatctatcttgataaattttttaatttttttataactttttgaACGATACGTACAGAACGAGAGGATGTATGCTCGAGGGATAAGAATCCACTCTCTTTTTTAATTTCATTTGAGGCATGTGGTGATGAGCTAGGCTAAGGGATAGAGCGGCACACTGAATTGAAGCTAGCACACACATGCAATTTCATCATGCAATACACACAGCGAACAAGGTGGTCTTCCTCATGGCGGGAGGGATCGGGGTGGGTCACTACACCTTGCTGTGCGGGTGGTCGTCGTAGAgcagcgtcggcggcgagaACACCGAGTAGCTGGTGTCCAGCAGCTGCGACCtgaagacgtcgtcgtcgtcgtcgtcgtagccgcccccgcccccgccgccgccttcgtcgaACGTCGCCGTTTCCGCCGGATGACGAcccggcgccgcgcccgcctcgAGGGCGTCGGCGTCGCTGGCTGCGCCGGTGTCGGGCAGCGCCgtggcgccaccgccgtcgtcgcccgcgGAGGCGCGGGGGCTGTACTTGGAAGGGTCGGCGTTGCGGCCGGTGAGCTCCTGCACGAGGGCGCGGAACCCGGCGGCGCTGGTCCTCACCCGCATGGGGTTGGAGATGTACACCACCTTGATCGGcttcttccccgccgccgccgccttcccgttCCCTCCCCCcttaccaccaccaccaccaccaccaccccgcgTTGCAGTAGCACTAGCATTGCCCCTGGAGCTCTGCTGCCTCTGCCGATCCATCACCCCCACcccaacctcctcctcctcctaccgaCGAGATCTGGCTCCTGCAAGCAGCGGCAATCTGAATGACAAGAGCGAGTGCTCCCGGTTCTGGGCGTGGCCATGTAAGGAGGACTCCCAAATCGTGGGGATTTTTACCGAGCGCGCGAGCGAGGTGGGTGCGGGTGTGGATGGGGGGAAAGCGGGGCGTCGTGGAGCAGTAAATATCGGACAGGGTAGGCCTGCGTCACctagtgggtcccacgctgacgcGATCTGTACAGTGGCCAGGAATTCCATCGTCACCGCCCGCCACGGCTTACCCGCGCCCACGTACCTCGGCTCCAGGGTCACCGACACCTGGGCCCCACCTACCCACGCGCCAGTCAACCACAGCGCTGGGTAGACGTCCCACAGGGTGTCAAAACTGCAAAGGAAAAGAAATATT
This window encodes:
- the LOC9272551 gene encoding VQ motif-containing protein 10; amino-acid sequence: MDRQRQQSSRGNASATATRGGGGGGGGKGGGNGKAAAAGKKPIKVVYISNPMRVRTSAAGFRALVQELTGRNADPSKYSPRASAGDDGGGATALPDTGAASDADALEAGAAPGRHPAETATFDEGGGGGGGGYDDDDDDVFRSQLLDTSYSVFSPPTLLYDDHPHSKV